A stretch of Henckelia pumila isolate YLH828 chromosome 4, ASM3356847v2, whole genome shotgun sequence DNA encodes these proteins:
- the LOC140867282 gene encoding vacuolar-sorting receptor 3-like, with the protein MGHSKGRVLLGILLLICSELVVGRFVVEKNSLRVTSPESIKGIHDSAIGNFGIPQYGGSLAGTAVYPKENRKGCKSFDDFGISFKAKAGALRNFVLVDRGDCFFALKVWNAQNAGAAAVLVADNVDEPLITMNSPEEAGASAEYISNITIPSALIDKSFGDNLKNAISSGDMVNVNLDWREAVPHPDDRVEYELWTNSNDECGVKCDMMIEFVKDFKGVAQVLEKGGYTKFTPHYITWFCPQAFTVSRQCKSQCINHGRYCAPDPEQDFSSGYEGKDVVLENLRQLCVFRVANETQKPWLWWNYVNDFQIRCPMKDKKYNKECADSVIRSLGLDLKKVEKCMGDPEADSDNPVLKEEQDAQVGKGSRGDVTILPTLVVNDRQYRGKLEKGAVLKAICSGFEETTEPSVCLTGDVETNECFDNNGGCWQDKTSNFTACKDTFRGRVCECPVVNGVQFKGDGYNSCVASGLGRCKLGDGGCWHENRNGITFSACVDNEDGKCACPSGFKGDGVKSCEDVDECTEKKACQCPECSCKNTWGSYKCTCSDDLLYIRDHDTCISKRAAGEKFSWVAVWVILIALAMAAGGAYLVYRYRLRSYMDSEVRAIMAQYMPLDSQHDVPSQQNEGRAWK; encoded by the exons ATGGGGCATTCAAAAGGTAGAGTCTTGCTGGGGATTCTGCTTCTGATTTGCTCAGAACTCGTTGTGGGTCGGTTCGTGGTGGAGAAGAACAGTTTAAGGGTGACTTCACCAGAGAGCATAAAGGGTATTCATGACAGTGCCATTGGAAACTTCGGGATTCCACAATATGGTGGGAGCTTGGCTGGAACTGCGGTGTATCCGAAAGAGAATAGGAAAGGGTGCAAAAGTTTTGATGATTTTGGGATTTCTTTCAAGGCCAAGGCTGGAGCTTTGCGTAACTTTGTTCTTGTTGATCGTGGAG ATTGCTTTTTTGCTTTAAAGGTTTGGAATGCTCAGAATGCTGGTGCAGCTGCAGTTCTAGTTGCTGATAACGTTGATGAACCATTGATAACCATGAACTCACCTGAAGAAGCTGGTGCATCCGCAGAATATATTTCGAACATAACAATACCGTCTGCGCTGATCGATAAAAGTTTTGGTGataatttaaagaatgcaatcaGCAGCGGTGATATGGTGAACGTGAATCTTGACTGGAGAGAAGCTGTTCCCCATCCAGATGATCGAGTGGAGTATGAACTGTGGACTAACAGCAACGATGAGTGTGGAGTTAAGTGTGATATGATGATCGAGTTTGTGAAGGATTTTAAGGGTGTGGCTCAAGTCCTTGAAAAAGGTGGTTATACTAAATTTACGCCTCATTATATAACTTGGTTCTGTCCTCAGGCGTTCACTGTAAGTAGGCAATGTAAGTCTCAGTGCATCAACCATGGACGATACTGTGCTCCAGATCCTGAACAAGATTTTAGTTCTGGTTATGAAGGAAAAGATGTCGTTCTTGAAAACTTGAGACAGCTATGTGTGTTTAGAGTGGCCAATGAGACCCAAAAGCCATGGTTGTGGTGGAACTATGTTAATGATTTCCAAATTAGATGCCCCATGAAGGATAAGAAATACAACAAGGAATGTGCTGACAGTGTAATCAGATCATTAG GGCTCGATCTTAAAAAGGTTGAAAAATGCATGGGTGACCCTGAAGCTGATTCAGACAATCCTGTTTTAAAAGAAGAGCAAGATGCTCAA GTTGGAAAAGGATCCCGTGGTGATGTAACCATATTGCCTACCCTTGTGGTGAATGATCGGCAATATCGAG GTAAACTGGAGAAAGGTGCAGTTTTGAAGGCTATATGTTCTGGTTTTGAGGAGACCACAGAGCCATCTGTTTGTTTGACTGGTG ATGTTGAAACAAATGAGTGCTTTGATAATAATGGTGGCTGCTGGCAAGACAAGACGTCTAATTTTACAGCTTGCAAG GACACATTTCGAGGAAGGGTGTGTGAATGCCCAGTCGTGAATGGTGTGCAGTTTAAGGGCGATGGTTACAACTCCTGTGTTG CAAGTGGCCTTGGAAGATGCAAGTTAGGTGATGGAGGCTGTTGGCACGAAAACAGAAATGGAATCACTTTCTCTGCTTGCGTG GATAACGAGGATGGAAAATGCGCGTGTCCTTCTGGTTTTAAAGGAGATGGTGTTAAAAGTTGTGAAG ATGTTGACGAATGCACGGAGAAGAAAGCTTGTCAATGCCCTGAATGCAGCTGCAAGAATACATGGGGGAGTTACAAATGCACTTGTAGTGATGATCTATTGTATATCAGGGACCATGATACCTGCATAA GTAAGAGGGCTGCTGGAGAGAAGTTTTCTTGGGTGGCCGTGTGGGTTATTTTGATTGCATTGGCCATGGCTGCTGGCGGGGCATATCTTGTTTACAGATATCGGTTGAGG TCATATATGGATTCGGAGGTCAGGGCTATAATGGCGCAATATATGCCTCTAGACAGCCAGCACGATGTTCCGAGTCAACAAAATGAAGGTCGTGCTTGGAAATGA
- the LOC140863590 gene encoding ATP-dependent Clp protease proteolytic subunit-related protein 1, chloroplastic: protein MASSSCLLPSPISTTNIENRDLCSNYAAAFLRNSKLVIPAKPRRSAASRRCGFRSPVAQKSYDHIPKQFRQENLKDGLMDNYKNTPQYLYGLTPSQMDMFMTEDSPVRRQAEKVTEESISSSCNYLNNGGMWSLSGMDERGPSKYSMSVSMYRGGGRGSGRPRTAPPDLPSLLLDARIVYLGMPIVPAVTELIVAQFMWLDYDSPTKPIYLYINSSGTQDEKMETVGSETEAYAIADTMAYCKADVYTVNCGMAYGQAAMLLSLGAKGYRALQPNSSTKLYLPKVSKSSGAVIDMWLKAKELDANTESYLELLAKGIGKPKEELEKDIQRPKYFRAQEAIDYGIADKIIDSEDAAFEKRNYDELLAQSKTMRRAAGIGPQASPSGFR, encoded by the exons ATGGCTTCTTCATCTTGTCTACTGCCGTCGCCTATTTCAACCACAAACATCGAAAATCGAGATCTGTGTAGCAACTATGCTGCTGCTTTTCTGCGTAATTCGAAGCTCGTAATCCCTGCTAAGCCAAGAAGAAGCGCCGCCTCGAGGAGATGCGGGTTCAGGTCCCCGGTGGCGCAGAAATCCTACGACCACATACCTAAACAGTTCAGACAAGAAAATCTCAAAGATGGAT TGATGGACAATTACAAAAATACACCTCAGTATCTTTATGGCCTCACACCTTCACAGATGGACATGTTCATGACGGAGGATAGTCCCGTACGCCGGCAGGCGGAAAAAGTCACAGAG GAAAGTATTTCATCATCCTGCAATTATTTGAATAACGGGGGAATGTGGAGTTTGAGTGGTATGGACGAAAGAGGTCCCTCAAAATACAGCATGTCCGTCAGCATGTACCGTGGAGGTGGTAGAGGATCTGGAAGGCCTAGAACTGCTCCTCCCGACTTGCCTTCATTACTTCTAGATGCTAGAATTGTCTATCTGGGCATGCCA ATTGTACCTGCAGTTACTGAGCTTATCGTTGCACAGTTTATGTGGTTAGATTATGACAGCCCCACAAAACCAATTTATCTATACATCAATTCATCCGGAACCCAG GATGAGAAGATGGAAACGGTTGGATCAGAAACTGAGGCCTATGCAATTGCTGACACCATGGCT TACTGTAAAGCGGATGTCTATACTGTAAACTGTGGAATGGCGTATGGTCAAGCCGCAATGCTTTTATCTCTTGGAGCAAAAGGATATCGAGCATTACAACCGAACTCTTCCA CAAAATTATATCTTCCTAAAGTCAGCAAATCAAGTGGAGCCGTCATAGATATGTGGCTTAAG GCAAAAGAGCTAGATGCGAACACAGAATCCTACCTCGAGCTTTTGGCCAAGGGGATTGGAAAGCCTAAAGAAGAACTTGAGAAGGACATCCAACGTCCAAAGTATTTCCGAGCTCAGGAGGCCATTGACTATGGCATTGCTGACAAGATCATCGACTCTGAAGATGCTGCATTTGAGAAACGG AACTATGACGAATTGTTGGCTCAATCAAAAACAATGAGAAGAGCAGCTGGGATTGGTCCACAAGCTTCTCCCTCCGGGTTTAGGTGA